From Streptomyces sp. TLI_053, a single genomic window includes:
- a CDS encoding response regulator transcription factor, giving the protein MPFLLLIEDDDAIRTGLELALTRQGHRVATAASGEDGLRLFKEQRPDLIVLDVMLPGIDGFEVCRRIRRTDQLPIVLLTARSDDIDVVVGLESGADDYVVKPVQPRVLDARIRAVLRRGERESSDSSVYGTVVIDRAAMTVTKDGADLQLTPTELRLLLELSRRPGQALSRQQLLRLVWEHDYLGDSRLVDACVQRLRAKVEDVPSAPTLIRTVRGVGYRLDPPA; this is encoded by the coding sequence GTGCCTTTCCTCCTTCTGATCGAGGACGACGACGCCATCCGCACCGGCCTCGAACTCGCCCTCACCCGCCAGGGCCACCGCGTGGCCACCGCCGCGTCCGGCGAGGACGGCCTGAGGCTCTTCAAGGAGCAGCGGCCGGACCTCATCGTGCTGGACGTCATGCTGCCCGGAATCGACGGCTTCGAAGTGTGCCGCCGGATCCGCCGCACCGACCAGCTGCCGATCGTCCTGCTGACGGCCCGGTCCGACGACATCGACGTCGTGGTCGGCCTGGAGTCAGGCGCGGACGACTACGTCGTGAAGCCGGTGCAGCCCCGCGTGCTGGACGCCCGGATCCGGGCCGTGCTGCGGCGCGGCGAGCGGGAGAGCTCGGACTCGTCCGTGTACGGGACCGTGGTGATCGACCGTGCGGCGATGACGGTCACCAAGGACGGTGCGGACCTCCAGCTCACCCCGACCGAGCTGCGGCTGCTGCTGGAGCTCAGCCGGCGGCCCGGGCAGGCGCTGTCCCGGCAGCAACTGCTGCGCCTGGTCTGGGAGCACGACTACCTGGGCGACTCCCGGCTGGTGGACGCCTGTGTGCAGCGGCTGCGGGCCAAGGTCGAGGACGTGCCCTCGGCGCCGACGCTGATCCGCACCGTGCGCGGGGTCGGCTACCGGCTGGACCCGCCGGCGTGA
- a CDS encoding SigE family RNA polymerase sigma factor, with product MNATLQTRTNPAVRTARSSATAHRSRFETGAEEVSGAVIARGCAHSTGASTVARRVSGGGRTGELYGIGHRGNTADSAATLTLRGILPVRVEGADTPAGNRGIAGTGLRKADSGESAGREAAGATLLRLNPAAARTTEQTAGGAAFTAAQGERPAVAEDHITEFTAYVRERRASLYATAYHLTGDRYEAEDLLQSALFSTYRAWGRITDKAAVGGYLRRTMTNLHISAWRRRKVNEYPTEELPETVGDTDAMGGTELRAVLWQALAKLPENQRTMLVLRYYEGKTDPEIADVLGISVGTVKSSIWRALRRLRDDEQLNTSGDTIRAFGELVA from the coding sequence ATGAACGCCACGCTTCAGACCCGGACCAACCCGGCCGTCCGGACCGCGCGTTCGTCAGCGACCGCTCACCGGAGCCGTTTCGAGACCGGGGCCGAGGAGGTCTCCGGTGCCGTGATCGCACGGGGGTGCGCGCACAGCACGGGTGCAAGCACTGTCGCCCGCCGGGTGAGCGGCGGCGGCAGGACGGGGGAGCTGTACGGGATCGGCCACCGGGGGAACACGGCCGACTCCGCCGCGACCTTGACGCTGCGGGGGATCCTCCCCGTCCGCGTCGAGGGCGCGGACACCCCGGCGGGGAACCGGGGAATCGCGGGAACGGGCCTGCGGAAGGCCGACTCGGGGGAGTCGGCCGGCCGCGAGGCCGCCGGTGCGACGCTGCTGCGGCTGAACCCCGCGGCGGCCCGCACCACCGAGCAGACGGCGGGCGGGGCGGCGTTCACCGCGGCGCAGGGCGAGCGCCCGGCGGTCGCGGAGGACCACATCACGGAGTTCACCGCGTACGTGCGGGAGCGCCGCGCCTCCCTCTACGCCACCGCCTACCACCTCACCGGTGACCGCTACGAGGCCGAGGACCTGCTGCAGAGCGCGCTCTTCAGCACCTACCGGGCCTGGGGCCGGATCACCGACAAGGCCGCGGTGGGGGGCTACCTCCGCCGCACCATGACCAACCTGCACATCTCCGCCTGGCGGCGCCGCAAGGTCAACGAGTACCCGACCGAGGAGCTGCCGGAGACGGTCGGCGACACCGACGCGATGGGCGGCACCGAGCTGCGCGCCGTGCTCTGGCAGGCGCTGGCCAAGCTGCCGGAGAACCAGCGGACCATGCTGGTGCTCCGCTACTACGAGGGCAAGACCGACCCGGAGATCGCCGACGTGCTCGGCATCAGCGTCGGCACCGTCAAGAGCAGCATCTGGCGCGCGCTGCGCCGGCTGCGCGACGACGAGCAGCTGAACACCTCGGGCGACACGATCCGGGCGTTCGGCGAGCTGGTCGCGTAA
- a CDS encoding ATP-binding protein — MSDSPLNPVPTAPARVILLSGPSGSGKSSLAERSGLPVLQLDDFYKDGDDPSLPLLPDGAVDWDSPLSWHRDQALAAIRALCDTGRAEVPVYSIPANGRVSTRVLELDGATAFVAEGIFAAEITADCAAAELLGDALCLRNGALTTAWWRLRRDVREGRKSLPVLVRRGWRLMRAERGIVGRQVALGARPCAGAEAERRIRAAARAGELSAV, encoded by the coding sequence GTGAGTGACTCCCCGCTGAACCCTGTGCCGACAGCCCCTGCCCGGGTGATCCTGCTCTCCGGGCCCTCCGGCTCCGGGAAGTCCTCGCTCGCCGAGCGCAGCGGCCTGCCCGTGCTCCAGCTCGACGACTTCTACAAGGACGGCGACGACCCCAGCCTGCCCCTGCTGCCCGACGGGGCGGTGGACTGGGACTCCCCGCTCTCCTGGCACCGCGACCAGGCCCTGGCGGCCATCCGCGCCCTGTGCGACACCGGCCGGGCCGAGGTGCCGGTGTACTCGATCCCGGCCAACGGGCGGGTCTCCACCAGGGTGCTGGAGCTCGACGGGGCCACCGCCTTCGTCGCCGAGGGCATCTTCGCGGCCGAGATCACGGCCGACTGCGCCGCGGCGGAGCTGCTGGGCGACGCGCTGTGCCTGCGCAACGGCGCGCTCACGACCGCCTGGTGGCGGCTGCGCCGGGATGTCCGCGAGGGCCGCAAGTCGCTGCCCGTGCTGGTGCGGCGCGGCTGGCGGCTGATGCGGGCCGAGCGGGGCATCGTCGGCCGCCAGGTCGCGCTGGGGGCGCGTCCGTGCGCCGGGGCCGAGGCCGAGCGGCGGATCCGGGCGGCGGCCCGGGCCGGGGAGCTCTCGGCGGTCTGA
- a CDS encoding aldehyde dehydrogenase family protein translates to MSDVVSRLDVLKTYKLYVGGKFPRSESGRVYEVTDAKGEWLANAPLGTRKDARDAVVAARAAVKGWSGTTAYNRGQVLYRVAEMLQGRREQFAAEVALSEGVGAKKAAALVDAAIDRWVWYAGWTDKVAQIAGGANPVAGPYFNLSTPEPTGVVGIVAPQAGYGHSLLGLVSVIAPAIATGNTVVVAAAADAPLPALSLGEVLATSDVPGGVVNILSGRTADIAPTLASHQDVNALDLTGAIAADGPGAAGGLEVLAADTLKRVIRPEPDPFAQDWTNAPGTDRLLSFLETKTVWHPMGI, encoded by the coding sequence ATGTCTGATGTCGTGAGCCGTCTTGATGTCCTCAAGACCTACAAGCTGTACGTCGGCGGGAAGTTCCCGCGCTCCGAGAGCGGGCGGGTGTACGAGGTGACGGACGCGAAGGGCGAGTGGCTGGCCAACGCGCCGCTCGGCACCCGCAAGGACGCCCGCGACGCGGTCGTCGCCGCCCGCGCGGCGGTCAAGGGCTGGTCCGGCACCACCGCGTACAACCGCGGCCAGGTGCTGTACCGGGTCGCCGAGATGCTGCAGGGCCGGCGGGAGCAGTTCGCCGCCGAGGTGGCGCTCTCCGAGGGCGTCGGCGCGAAGAAGGCCGCCGCCCTGGTGGACGCCGCGATCGACCGGTGGGTCTGGTACGCGGGCTGGACCGACAAGGTGGCGCAGATCGCGGGCGGCGCCAACCCGGTCGCCGGTCCGTACTTCAACCTCTCCACCCCGGAGCCGACCGGCGTGGTCGGGATCGTCGCGCCGCAGGCCGGTTACGGTCACTCGCTGCTCGGCCTGGTCTCGGTGATCGCCCCGGCGATCGCCACGGGCAACACCGTGGTGGTGGCGGCCGCGGCCGACGCGCCGCTGCCCGCGCTGTCCCTGGGCGAGGTGCTGGCCACCTCGGACGTCCCGGGCGGCGTGGTCAACATCCTGTCCGGCCGGACCGCCGACATCGCGCCGACCCTGGCCTCGCACCAGGACGTCAACGCGCTGGACCTGACCGGCGCGATCGCCGCCGACGGTCCCGGCGCGGCGGGCGGCCTGGAGGTGCTGGCCGCGGATACCCTGAAGCGGGTGATCCGACCGGAACCGGACCCGTTCGCCCAGGACTGGACCAATGCTCCCGGAACGGACCGGCTACTCTCGTTCCTGGAGACCAAGACGGTCTGGCACCCGATGGGTATCTGA
- a CDS encoding aldehyde dehydrogenase family protein has product MAKNTKKTEAPAASPQAPAEPAGKPAGGLFGYAPAPESPAAAGDIASSYGHFIGGQFVDSSGGEALKTVNPATEQVLAEFARGTAEDVDRAVAAARAAFADWSALPGSERAKYLFRIARIIQERSRELAVLESIDNGKPIRETRDVDLPLVAAHFFYYAGWADKLDFAGYGPNPKPLGVAGQVIPWNFPLLMLAWKIAPALATGNTVVLKPAETTPLTALRFAEICRQAGLPKGVVNIVTGDGSTGAALTAHPDVNKVAFTGSTPVGRAIAKQVAGTRKKLSLELGGKAANIVFDDAPLDQAVEGIVNGIFFNQGHVCCAGSRLLVQESVQDELLDALKRRMGTLRVGDPLDKNTDIGAINSAEQLARITALTDAGEAEGAERWSPACELPGTGFWFRPTLFTGVSQAHRIAQEEIFGPVLSVLTFRTPDEAVAKANNTPYGLSAGIWTEKGSRILWTASRLRAGVVWANTFNKFDPTSPFGGFKESGYGREGGRHGLEAYLDV; this is encoded by the coding sequence ATGGCCAAGAACACCAAGAAGACCGAAGCGCCCGCGGCCTCGCCGCAGGCCCCGGCCGAGCCGGCCGGCAAGCCGGCGGGCGGCCTCTTCGGCTACGCCCCCGCCCCCGAGTCGCCCGCCGCGGCCGGCGACATCGCCAGCTCCTACGGCCACTTCATCGGCGGGCAGTTCGTCGACTCCTCCGGCGGCGAGGCGCTGAAGACGGTCAACCCGGCCACCGAGCAGGTGCTCGCCGAGTTCGCCCGCGGCACCGCCGAGGACGTGGACCGCGCGGTCGCCGCCGCCCGGGCCGCCTTCGCCGACTGGTCGGCGCTGCCGGGCAGCGAGCGCGCCAAGTACCTGTTCCGGATCGCCCGGATCATCCAGGAGCGCAGCCGCGAGCTGGCCGTGCTGGAGTCGATCGACAACGGCAAGCCGATCCGCGAGACCCGCGACGTCGACCTGCCGCTGGTCGCCGCCCACTTCTTCTACTACGCGGGCTGGGCCGACAAGCTGGACTTCGCCGGCTACGGCCCCAACCCGAAGCCGCTGGGCGTGGCCGGCCAGGTCATCCCGTGGAATTTCCCGCTGCTGATGCTGGCGTGGAAGATCGCCCCGGCGCTGGCCACCGGCAACACGGTCGTGCTGAAGCCGGCCGAGACCACCCCGCTGACCGCGCTGCGCTTCGCCGAGATCTGCCGCCAGGCGGGTCTGCCCAAGGGCGTCGTCAACATCGTCACCGGCGACGGCAGCACGGGTGCGGCGCTCACCGCGCACCCGGACGTCAACAAGGTCGCGTTCACCGGCTCGACCCCGGTCGGCCGGGCGATCGCCAAGCAGGTGGCCGGCACCCGCAAGAAGCTCTCGCTGGAGCTGGGCGGCAAGGCCGCCAACATCGTCTTCGACGACGCGCCGCTCGACCAGGCCGTCGAGGGCATCGTCAACGGCATCTTCTTCAACCAGGGCCACGTCTGCTGCGCGGGTTCGCGCCTGCTGGTCCAGGAGTCGGTCCAGGACGAGCTGCTGGACGCGCTGAAGCGCCGGATGGGCACCCTGCGGGTCGGCGACCCGCTGGACAAGAACACCGACATCGGCGCGATCAACTCCGCCGAGCAGCTGGCCCGGATCACCGCGCTGACCGACGCCGGCGAGGCCGAGGGCGCCGAGCGCTGGTCGCCCGCGTGCGAGCTGCCGGGCACCGGCTTCTGGTTCCGGCCGACGCTGTTCACCGGCGTCAGCCAGGCCCACCGGATCGCCCAGGAGGAGATCTTCGGCCCGGTGCTGTCGGTGCTGACCTTCCGCACCCCCGACGAGGCGGTCGCGAAGGCCAACAACACCCCGTACGGCCTCTCCGCCGGCATCTGGACGGAGAAGGGCTCGCGCATCCTCTGGACGGCCAGCAGGCTCCGGGCCGGCGTGGTCTGGGCCAACACCTTCAACAAGTTCGACCCGACCTCGCCGTTCGGCGGTTTCAAGGAGTCGGGCTACGGCCGCGAGGGTGGCCGGCACGGTCTGGAGGCCTACCTCGATGTCTGA